The sequence GGACAGAGGCGTCGTGCCGCTCTCCTTTGTCGTAGTTAGCTTGAACACGGCGTTCGCAACGACCGAGGAAGGGTCCAACCCGGCAGGGGCGATGATGACCCCGTCAGTAACGGCGCTTGTCGAAAGGTTCCTGAATTTCAGGCTCTCCCATTTTCCTGAAGGGACAGTTACAGCCAGATAGTAGTCCGAGTCCACGCGGGTCGCGTCCACGCCGGCATCGTCATGGTTGCCGTAGTCCTTGGAAAGGTCGCTCACGTAACCGGCCATCCGGACGTTGATCCCGAAGTCCAACATGCCGGGAGACTGGAGCGAAACGTCCTGGGAAGCCGCCAGCGTCTTCCTCCGCATGAGATCGCGCACCAGCATACCGTTGTCCGACATAGGCCACAAATGGAGAAGGTTGTTGCTCCCGAACTTCTGGATGACCTTCTTTCGTGCGCCGGCCAGTGCGTGTATCTTGTTGTACTCCATGGTCATGTCGGTATTCCTCCTCAAGCCGGAATCGTTGCAATTAAGGTAGATTCGTCGAGTTGGGATAGTTCACGTTATGTTTGTATTTGAGATAGACGCGCAGGGCCTGGGCAAAGGACACGGTGGACTCGACCGTCGATATCGCATAATCGCCGTCATCAAAAGACATGTCCGAGAGTTCGAAGACGGTGTTGTTGTTTCCAGGAAACGCAAAGACGTCGGTGTGCTGGAACACTGAGGGAAGATTGACCTTCCTCCAGGCGTGCATCTGCGCGCCCTGGAACTGTACCCTCTTCACCGCACCTACCGGTTCGCCGATTCGCGCTGGGTCGGCGCCTTCGTAATTTCTGAAGGGTTCCGAGCCCCATTGGGAATCAAGCATCACTTTCCCAACCAGGTCGTCCGATAGTGTTTTGAACTCAGCTATGCCGTACTTATGCCCAAGCAAGGTTGTGAGCACGGAAAAGAGGTTCGTCCGCGCCGCTGAAGCTACCCCCAGAGTCCGCTCAGGAAAACCGGAGAAGATCAGATCGAAGCGTCCATAGGGACTGACCGGGAAGCTGCTGGTAACTCCCAGCCCGTCTACATAGAAGAACCGCTTTATGTAGTTTGCGACCTTCCTTGGAGTGGCAGGCATGAGAAGTTCGGAGGCTTCACGCAAGAGAAGCGTTTCAGTATTTATCTCGGCGGCATTGAAGAACTGGGGAAGACCCGCCCCCAGAGCGATGCCGGGCATTGGGAAATCGGGGTTTCCATGCTTGATTAGCGTATGAACGGCATAGGGAGCAAGGAATAGCGGGTCCATTGTCATGAGGAAACGCCAGTAGAATTTGTTCGCCGCAGACGCAGTCTCGACTGTCCGAAGGGGATACCCGTACCAGCCGTTCGTCTGGTCCAATGAAAGGGATGAGGGGTACGAAGCGATGTGGTTGGCGTCCTGCCACATCGCGTCGGAGTACAGGTATTCCAGGTCCTTGGACGCGCCAAGACCGAAGATGGGGGAATAGATGTCGTACTCAAGGTCCTTCCAGAACCTGCTGCTGAACGCGTCGATCTCGGCGGCGACGGTAGTGTCCCATGCCTTGATGAGTTTGGCGGCAGGCAGGTTCTGTGTGCGAATGAAGTACCGCGCGGAAGGTATCACCTCGTTCGCGCTCTTTGTCACTGAGAACTCAGTCCCGGGATCAACGCCGTTGATGTCCGAATGGAGCTTGTCCGTGCCCCTCCAGAGCTCTACCGGCCCAGCCAAGGGATTCGGCTTGCCGAGCAGCTTTACGGCGTAGGAGGATTCACCGTTCAGCATCTGCCCGCGGGCCATTTCAAAGCGATAAGTGACCCGCCCATCCGGTTGAAAGAACTCAGCCTCCTGCTTGCCGTAGTCGAAGAACCTGTCGATGGGGGTGACGCTGCCGTAGGGCTCGCCTCCCCTTGCCCAGCCATTTACAACCCTGTAGTGGCCAAGGTGCTGTACTATCTCTCCTCCAAGTGCATTGGGCCTCTTGAGCGCCAGTGGAAAACCAGGGTACATCTTCACTACCCGCTGGTTCGCGAGGTCCGCGTTCTGGACAAGGCGGTCCACCCACGCCTTGACTGCGTCAATCCGGGCCTTGAGACCATCGACTGAGGGGCCGGACGGCAGATGGGTATACTTCGTAACAATCTTGACGCCGAGCTGGCGCTCGACTTGCGAAATCTTCCCACAGCGTGAGGCAGGATCAGGAGCTCCGGGATCGGTGCTGGTCAGAATCATCCCAAGCAAGATCAACTGACCATTGTCAATTCTGAAGACTGGAGCCCCAGAATCGCCGGGTTTCGCCACGTCAAAACCTGGTTTAGGAACCAGCTCGAACGAATCATATATATGACCAAAGTAGGTTAGATTCGCCGTAATTGATACTGCCTCAACGTTCTGCTCAGAAACGGTTCCTGTGGATGCTCCGAGAAAATATACATCCTCATTAAGTTGAGGTTCACCAATAGCTGAAATAAATCCCTGGTCGTGGATTTCCGAGGTAACATGTGCCGGCTGCAAATATCGAGACAAAGTTGGTTCGCCCGTCGGATACGGCTGCGTCTGATCGATCCATTCAGAAAGAAGGGCAACGACGTCCGGAGCACTTGGCTGATACACCGATTGATTTATGTTGATGTCATTCCACCCGGGATTGCTGCCGATAGCGAATGCATGCAAAACTGACGCTAGATACCAACGCTTCTCCCAGGTATTCCATTTCCAGGCACTACCCGTGGCCGTGAAATTCTTGGAGCTGTCGATAGCCGCTTTTAAGGTGTTAAGGCGAAGGCCGCAAGGGATCTGAGGGCGATGGATTGTTTCCAATGACCCACGTGGCACGGATCGACTCTCCCTCACATCTACTCGCCACCCCTCTATGTATCGAGGAATTCGGTGTTCAGGCATTATTTCGTTTGTTGCCACTTTTTTGTCGACATAGACGATTATGCCGACCTCAGGGGTTCGCCTCCCGCCAACCCTAACAAATCCAACGCCCACCGCAGAAACACCTGGTACAGCTAGGAATTGGGGCAGGTGGCACCGCTGCACGTCAATTAGTGTTTTAGTGAGTTCGCGGAGTTCCATTATCAGATTCCTCAAAAGGGTCGTGTGTTCGTGTCATCTTGGGAACATCTCCGACCAGGCTTTCACGACAACCATACATCCTTCAATTTGTACCGGCAGAGAGGTTACCGTGTCCTCGGAATGCGTGCTCGAGTAGTTAATGTGAACACCGATACCTATCTCGTCGGTCTGCTCGCTGTCTATTCGAATTGCGCTGACACTCAATTGCACAACGGCTGGCAACTGTAGGAGCTCGCCTTCGTGACGCCTCATCACATTCGTAACGAGCTCAGTTTTGGATTGCCGGTCGCCACTAACCGTATCTGTACACTCATCAAGTACGAGTTCCTTCGGCTTCAGGATTCGAGGCGACATGTCATCCGCGTTGGCCCATTCTGCCTGAATAGTGCAGTTGTTCATTGAACTCGGGACGCGCTGCCGCAAATCGCCATATGCAGCCGGTGCAGACTCGTCGAATATTACGACAATTCCGAGGCCTGTACTTGGCTCTTCCCCGTGACGGATATAACCTGGCCCAACGGCCTTCACCCACGGCAAGGTGTTGAAGAACCTACTGTTTCGATCCCGGATGAACAGCAGGTACGTTAACCGTTTATCCAAAGTCCCGCGAGTCTCTTTCGCACAGTCATCAATTGCGATCGCTGTCGGGGTGGGCATGGACACGGGCGTTGCCGTAGGCTCCGCCGTTGCCGTGGGCTCGGCCGTGGACGTAGGCTGCAGCGTGGCCGTCGCCGCTGGCTGCGTGGGCGGCAGTGCAGTCGCCGTCGCATCGCGTCCGTCGCCGCAACCGGCAATGGTCCCTATCAGCACGATTACCAATGCCAATCTGCGCAAAGCTGATGGCTCCATAGCCTTCGGACCGTCGAATTCGTCACGATTCAACTGGTGATGTGACTTCACAGTTTGCCCCCCCGTTTACATTCTGTCAATACGTATCGTCAACGAGTTCACGTACGTGCGACGATACCCCACTAGAAGATATGCCATCATCCATTACTACTGGAAAAGCCGCCGGATGGATTCATCAGGTGCGACAGCAGTGGTAGAGGCATCCTCGGTGGGTAGACGGCCCACCGAAAAAAGTGACCGTGATCAAGGGTGCCGCAGCTTTGACATACTGATGCATGCACGGTATGCTTTGATGCATGAGGACTACAATCCGGTTAAACGACGAGCTGCTGCGCGAGGCGAAGAAGATCGCCGCCGAGAGCGGCACGACCTTGACGAGCGTCATAGAGGACGCGCTCAGGGAGGCCCTCGCGCGGAGGCGGGCGAAGCCGACGCGCGAGTGGATCACACTACCCACGGACAAGGGTGGTGGCGTGATGCCCGGCGTGGACTTGAACGACTCCAAAGCATTGTGGGAACTAACGGACAAAGATCATGCAGTGCCCTGACGTCAACATACTGGTCTACTCATTCCGCGAAGACGCCGTCGATCACGGCCTTTTCAAGAAGTGGTTGGAAGGCCTCGTCAATGGTGACGAGGCCTTCGGAATGTCCGATCTAGTGCTAGGCGGTTTCCTGAGAGTTGTCACAAGCCCGAAGATATTCCATCCCCCAACGTCGATAGACCATGCGCTAACATTCGTTGAAGGGATAAGGTCCAGCCCAAACTGCATGGTCGTAGCGCCAGGACCGAGGCACTGGGATATATTTGCGCGGCTTTGCCGGACAGCAAGCGTAAAGGGTCCTATGGTCACCGACGCCTACCTCGCCGCCCTCGCCATCGAGTCCGGCTGCGAATGGGTCACGATGGACGGCGACTACGCCCGCTTCACCGGCCTCCGCTGGCGCCGCCCCTTCTGACTTTCCCTTTACCCTTCACCCTGTACCCCATCTGCCCTGATTTCACCTTACCCCTTTGCCCTTTGCCCTTCACCCATCTCCCCCTCTCCCACCGTACCCTGTACCCCGTGCCCCATACCCCCGTATAATCTCCCCAAGCCTGCGCTACGGAGACCTCCCTATGACCCTGCCCGGCGGCAAGAACGCGCTCTTCGGCGATACGCCGAAGCTGATCCTCATCGACGGCCACGCGATGGTCCACCGCGCCTGGCACGCCATCCAGCAGCCGCTGACGATCCGCACCACGGGTGAGGACGTGCGCGCGGTCTACGGCTTCACCAACTCCCTCCTCTCCAGCCTCAAGGACCTCAGGCCCACGCACGCCGCCATCGCCTTCGACCTCCCCGCGCCCACCTTCCGCCATACGCAGTTCGCCGAGTACAAGGCGCACCGGCCGCCCTCCCCTCCGGAACTGCGCGCCCAGTTCACCCGCGTCCGCAAGCTGATGCAGGCGTTCAAGGTGCCCGTCTTCGAGATCGCGGGCTTCGAGGCGGACGACGTCATCGGCACCCTTTCGCGGCAGGCGGAGGAGCAGAAGATCGAGACGATTATCCTCACCGGCGACTCCGATACGCTGCAGCTCGTTTCGCCCTGGGTAAAGGTGCTCATGAACCGCAACGTGCAGGAGCGCGTGATGTTCGATGAGAACAAGGTGCGCGAGCGGTATGGCGGCCTGGGCCCGGAAGCCGTGGCCGACTACAAGGCGCTCACCGGCGATACGTCCGACAACATCCCCGGCGTCCCCGGCATCGGCCCCAAGACCGCCCAGAAGCTGCTCCTGGACTACAAGTCCATTGAGGGCATCTACGCGCACCTGGACGAGGTCAAGCCGCCAAAGGCGCAGCAGTCCCTCCGCGACAACCGCGAGGGCGCCCAGCGCGGGAAAATGCTGACCACGATCGTCCGCGAGGCGCCGGTGGAGCTGGACCGGGAGAAGGTGCGCTTCTGGCAGTACGACCGCAAGGAGATCGTTGAGCTGCTGACGGAGATGGAGTTCTTCTCCGTCGTCCCACGCATCCCCGACCCGAAGGGCGACCCCGCCCCCGTCGCCGCGCCCACAGGCCAGGCGTCGCTGTTCGACACGGCCGACACCTCCGGCCAGATCGCCGCCGTCGAGCGCGCGCCGCGGCAGGCGAAGTACACAATCGTCGACACACTGGAGAAGCTCGACGCGATGATGAAAGAGCTGGACTCCCCCCTCGGCTTCGCGTTCGACACGGAGACGACCGCACTGGGCGCGATGGAGGCGAGCCTCGTTGGCCTCTCGTTCGCCAACACGTCGAACGAAGGGTGGTACGTCCCCGTGGGCCACAAGGCCGGGACGCAGATCCCCATGGGCGAGGCGCTGGAGCGGCTGAAGCCGGTGCTCGCCAACGACCACGTGCCCAAGTACGCCCACAACGCCAACTACGACCTGACTGTGCTTGAAAACCACGGCGTGCGGGTGGCCGGGCTCGTCTTCGACACGATGCTCGGCGCGCACCTGGTGGGCCGCAAAGCAATCGGCCTCAAGGCGCTGGCGCTGGAAATGCTCGGCGTGGAGATGACGGAGATAGCCGCCCTCATAGGCACGGGCCGCAAGCAGATCACGATGGCGGACGTCGAAATCCAGAAGGCGGCCGACTACGCCGCGGCGGACGCGGACATGACCGCCCAGCTCAAGCCGCTTCTGGAAAAGGAAGTGGCGGAGAAGGGCGCGCGCAAGGCGCTGGAGACGATGGAAATGCCGCTCGTGCCCGTGCTCGTGAAGATGCAGGTCAACGGCGTCGCCATCGACTCGGCCCTGCTCGGCGAAATGGCGAAGGAGCTCGCCGCCCAGATCGGCGAATACGAGACCGAGATCTACCAGACGGTCGGCCACTCGTTCAACATCGCATCGTCGCAGCAACTTGGCGACGTCCTTTTCAAGGAGCTGCGGCTGCCGGAGACGAAGAAGACAAAGACCGGCAGCTTCACAACGGACGCGCAGGCGCTGGAGAGCCTGAAGCAGATGATCGATTCCGGCACGGCCGCGGCGAACGTGGACCCCAAGGCGTACAAGGTGCTCGACCTGGTGCTGGAGTACCGGCAGGTCACCAAGCTCAAGTCCACTTACGTGGACTCGCTGCCGGAGATGGTGAACAAGACTACCGGCCTCATCCACACCAGCTACCACCAGGCCGGCTCTGCCACCGGCCGTGTCTCCAGCAACGAGCCTAACATCCAGAACATCCCCATCCGCACGGAGCTCGGCAGGCGCGTGCGAAAGGCCTTCATCGCCCGTGCGCCCGGCCGGACCCTCCTGGGCGCGGACTACTCGCAGATTGAGCTGCGCGTCCTGGCCCACCTCTCGCAGGACCCCGGGCTGCTCGCCGCGTTCAAGTCGGGTCAAGACATCCACAACGCCACCGCCACAATGATGTTCAACGTGGAGCCCAAACAGGTCACTGCCGAGATGCGGCGCATCGCCAAGGTGCTGAACTTCGGCGTCATCTACGGCCTCAGCCCTTTCGGCATCAGCCAGCAGACGGGCATTAACGCTGACGAGGGCAAGCGCTTCATAGACACCTATTTCGGCCGGTACCCAGGTATCCGCGAATACATTGACCGCATGAAGCACCAGGTGCGCAGGACCGGCTACGTTGAGACGCTGATGGGCCGCCGCCGGTACATCCGGAGATGAACGACCGCAATTTCCACATCCGCGGCGCCGGGGAGCGCGTGGCGATCAACACTCCCATTCAGGGCACCGCTGCGGATATCATCAAGCTGGCGATGGTGAACATCCAGCGCCGCCTGGACGACCGCAATCTGAAGTCGCTTATGAACATCCAGGTCCACGACGAGCTGATCTTCGACGCCCCTAACGACG comes from SAR202 cluster bacterium and encodes:
- a CDS encoding ribbon-helix-helix protein, CopG family, translated to MRTTIRLNDELLREAKKIAAESGTTLTSVIEDALREALARRRAKPTREWITLPTDKGGGVMPGVDLNDSKALWELTDKDHAVP
- a CDS encoding type II toxin-antitoxin system VapC family toxin, giving the protein MQCPDVNILVYSFREDAVDHGLFKKWLEGLVNGDEAFGMSDLVLGGFLRVVTSPKIFHPPTSIDHALTFVEGIRSSPNCMVVAPGPRHWDIFARLCRTASVKGPMVTDAYLAALAIESGCEWVTMDGDYARFTGLRWRRPF
- the polA gene encoding DNA polymerase I gives rise to the protein MTLPGGKNALFGDTPKLILIDGHAMVHRAWHAIQQPLTIRTTGEDVRAVYGFTNSLLSSLKDLRPTHAAIAFDLPAPTFRHTQFAEYKAHRPPSPPELRAQFTRVRKLMQAFKVPVFEIAGFEADDVIGTLSRQAEEQKIETIILTGDSDTLQLVSPWVKVLMNRNVQERVMFDENKVRERYGGLGPEAVADYKALTGDTSDNIPGVPGIGPKTAQKLLLDYKSIEGIYAHLDEVKPPKAQQSLRDNREGAQRGKMLTTIVREAPVELDREKVRFWQYDRKEIVELLTEMEFFSVVPRIPDPKGDPAPVAAPTGQASLFDTADTSGQIAAVERAPRQAKYTIVDTLEKLDAMMKELDSPLGFAFDTETTALGAMEASLVGLSFANTSNEGWYVPVGHKAGTQIPMGEALERLKPVLANDHVPKYAHNANYDLTVLENHGVRVAGLVFDTMLGAHLVGRKAIGLKALALEMLGVEMTEIAALIGTGRKQITMADVEIQKAADYAAADADMTAQLKPLLEKEVAEKGARKALETMEMPLVPVLVKMQVNGVAIDSALLGEMAKELAAQIGEYETEIYQTVGHSFNIASSQQLGDVLFKELRLPETKKTKTGSFTTDAQALESLKQMIDSGTAAANVDPKAYKVLDLVLEYRQVTKLKSTYVDSLPEMVNKTTGLIHTSYHQAGSATGRVSSNEPNIQNIPIRTELGRRVRKAFIARAPGRTLLGADYSQIELRVLAHLSQDPGLLAAFKSGQDIHNATATMMFNVEPKQVTAEMRRIAKVLNFGVIYGLSPFGISQQTGINADEGKRFIDTYFGRYPGIREYIDRMKHQVRRTGYVETLMGRRRYIRR